ATGGGAGAAGGATTTGCAGCACCATGAAGTCCGCAAAACTGCAACtagagaggaagaaagaagcagAAATTGCGAAAACCaacaattttctcttttttttttttattatttttcagcaactttttctcctctttctaactcagaaattaaaaaataaataaaataaaattttggaccaaaataaaaactattatgcATTTAAAGCATGCTTGGCAGTGTAGTagcgattgctttttaaataatttttcgtgctgaaatacatgctaatgattttttttttattttttaaaaattatttttaacatcagcacatcaaaatgattctaaaacatataaaccatattaaattttagcaaaagaaaaaattttgaattttttgggaaCGTGGTTTGGACCGCATTTCCAAACGGTGTTTTAGAGTGAgctatatatgttttctttgtatttttattttaatttgaaacttatttttatataattttatataattaaattataaatgatgaaataaaaaaaaattaaattttaaaaaaaaaatatgaggaagAAATTCATTGGTCATATAAACAATCATCGATTTTTAACTttcttagtttttgttaattatttctttgccCGCATTATTATTGCAAGTTGGACCAATTTTTGTTGGAATGTAAGAAATATAATATatggaatataaaaaaaaaaattaacattattattaaactcaataagAAATTCAAAGTTGAAAGCTATCAACCCAACTCTTTTTTCTTAGCCCGTTTCTTAAATTCAATTCCATGGAAATTGTCTTGATATGGGTTAACCTTGGTTGTGAACTATGGAGAAGGTAGCAAGAGAAACTATTAAGGCGTTGctgcttttttttctcctattcATATTCAAGGGAAGAATCTCAGAAAGAAATTTCTTGTAAATGTAAGGAAATCTCATTGAGATGGCCTATTTgttaaaatcaaaccaaaaatataaatcatcTTTGAAATAAAATGCATGTGATGGTTAGTAGTGTACAAAGACCTAGTAATCAATTTTGCCAATTactataattcaaattcaaatcaaatgtttttttaaatagatcaaATCAAATCACATGGTTCTAAGGATTAAGATCTTTGAATAAATTGTTATAGAAAAACCAGAAAGGAGCATCATGTGTAACTGTAATATCAAACAGAGACTCTGCTgtgaccaaaaaaaagaaagagcacaAACTctgcaataaaaaagaaacaaagatacAAAAACAACTGATCTATTGCAGTGTTAATGCGCATGTCCTTATGTATATGTACTGgtaatttacaataaaacatGTGAGCATAAGAAGACTGTTATGTTAGAACCATGTGATCCATACCCTAAAAATTGCCTTCGCTGAGGGCAGATGCAAGGATGATCACCCCACCTGTAAGCCTTTCATGCCCTGATGGCCCATTCCTGAGGAAGGAATGCCAAATCCCAGCTCAAATTCAAAGCTGAACCAAGttcaaaacagaacaaaaatttcaaacaagGTTTGGTATCAAAATGACTATAATGTTGTCTGTGGTTGACATAATAAGTCCAACTCCTTCCTTGATTTGTGGTTATGCTTCCTATATTGTATTTATGCATCTGCTTCGTTATAGGTATCGCTTGATCATCTATTCTCTGAGGCTTAACAAAATTGCTGAAACAGTGGATATGCACTGATACGATGAGGAGACTGAAGTTTTTCCATAAAGAGTAGGAACTTTCAGAATAAATGTGCAGCCATTTGTTTTGCTTAAAGGACTTTGAGTGGATTCCAGGTGGCTAACCAACACTCTCCCCATCTTGAGGGCCAGCATTATTTGAGAGGTTGGAGGGCATGGAAGCCTCTGCATTGCTAGCAACAGCATGTTTTTTAGTTGCTTTAAACACACCCCACAAATAATACTTTTGGCAGAAACCTGTACACCAGTCATTCGAGATAGAACTTCTCAAAGGAAATTGACTAAATTCTTAAAATCCAAAACAAGAGTATaagccatgaaaaataaatcttacgCCAATGTTCTTGGGGCAGTTCACAAGAAGAGAAGACCAACAGTTCCAAGTCATTTATCACCGCCTTCAGAGCTCGATCATGAATTATCATCTCATCCAGAAgactttcaaaaactttttcatCTCTGTCAAGGAATTAAATGATCATAACAAAAAGGAAAATCTTGTATACAGGatcaaagaacaaaaataatccGTTAAAATTAAGTCAGAGGCTACCTTTCTCtttgtggaaaaaaataaagaccgaTACTTTCAACAGCCGGCGGTGTTATCTGAAACTTATGGGGCCATGCATCAGACCTGGACAAAATTTCCATGTTCAGCTGCGCTGGGAGGGCACTCGCTGCATCCCATACTTTTGAGCAAGCATTTGTCGATAAATGGGCCAAAAGTAAGACAGAGGTATGATTTTCCAAATTTTGAATGTTGAAGCTTCCCCTGCCaaaaaggaagaggagaagaCTGTAAATGAGAATACCTGTGGATCATAAACCTGATGCTAatatacaaaacaaacaaaaaaggaatCTTGCTTCCAAATTGGATCAATGATTGGTTTTGCATGGATGTATCTATCGGATTCTGAAGGTGGTGAACTGTGGGATACATTCAGTGAATCAGCAGCAACAGCAGGAGCTGATTGAAGAGGATTGACTACCAAACATTCAATAATGTCAGATTCCTCATCTGAGCTGCTATCATCTTTAACAACAAACCTCCTCCTTGGTTTTTTGAGCTCTTCATTTTGAAGACATTGAGAAGTTGATTGTGTTTCTATCGCCTCTTTCATGGAACAATAGTCACTTACAGGCTGCTTCACTTGGCTCGAACTATCTGTATAAGCCTTTTCTGTAACTGGAGAAAACCTGGTCCGCTTTCTCAACTTCATCCTATTCAACTTAATATTGGCAGCTCCTTCTATTCGTTCACTTTTTCTTGATGAAACTGGAGTAGGATTAGCATCTATTGAGCAACATTCCTCGCATGCCCAAAGGACTTCTTTCTCGCCTTTCCTTGGCAGTGTGTCCAGACAATAACTGGGGAAAAACATAAGAAACCATGTATTTCATCACATAAGTTTGATAGAATTAGTATCCATCAAGTTGAAGACAATATTCTGATATCAAAAGAGAGCAGCCGCATTAAAGTTTCATGAGAAAGAAGGATAGCAGatgcttttcttttcaagtactTGGGGAATAGCGGATCAATTTACATACAGAATCATATTATATGGTCTAATATGGAAGAGCAGTATATTAAAtccaaatttgattttgaaagagagaaaaaaggtgAAGCACCAGTGGCTCTAAAGCAACAAAACATAACTAAACCAGTCATTCAACAAACCTATGCTCGGCTGAAGCGTGACACTTGTTACAGTATATGAGACGTTTCACATCTCCCTTATCACCACACTTCCGACAAACATTCATCTGGAACAAAGAATTAAGAATTATTCGAGCTGGCTGCGAACATGATAACCATATTACTTGTGGCAAACATGTTGTTCTATAATGTTTATATGGTGTGCAAAAGCTAGCCGAAGCAAAGAAAATCTCAGGCTGCTGCGTTTTATGGCTCCAACATGCCAGGCTACCTCAACTGACCGACATATATTTGCATACTAATGTCTGAATTGTAACACAATACTAGCATCACCCAGCAATGTTTCTTATTGAACCAGGGAATTAATCCAGCCACAGAGTTTTGTACAAAGAGGCAGCATTTTCTGCATTCAAAATTGATTAGCCAGTAATAGAAACCTGATTGAAAATGTCAAATATAGCTCATATATAAGCCCTGGTTATAGCTGgatctgaaaataaatgaataaagctCATTCCCAGCATAAAAATTTACTCTTTCTCATCAAGCATGCctgaaaatatttgttaattagtGCATGTCTGCACTGGAATAGAGTAAATGTCCACTCGATAAAATGGACAATAGTAACCAAATATTAAGTCAACCAGCTAAGAGATGGATTCATGGTCCAATCCCAATTcacattcacaaaaaaaaatgcatgcatcTATGCTCATCAAACTCAACAGAGAGCATGTCAATTGGCAACACAATATAAACTTGACCAAGGTATACATTGGAGCAACATTAATAAGCCTATGAGAGCAACAAAGAAAGGGAGAATAAAAAATGCTCAAGCATACATAAACTTCGAGTGATAAAATCTGTTCTTAGCCCACAACTCGGTcctaattgaaagaaaaaaccttcAGCAAATGAAATCAGGTCCCATAATACAGCATAAGAATCTAAACAGTCATAAGTGTAAGGTTAAAAGataacagaaaaaaagaaaatgttcaaaactaacaaatcaattcaaacaaaaacgattaattttttaacaaaccgAACTAAAAAGCTTTAAACTTTGAGGTTCCTACTTCAAATACAGCCATGGCTGAGGGGGGGCCACATATTGTTTTACACGATCAGTGATCATGAATGACTTCACATAACAAAAGGAGGGCCAGTTCCATCAGCAcatttatatacataaaaaaataaaattttaggcgAAGAAAATCTACTGCATGGTTCAATTTCATTACTCAAAAGAAAGGCCATGCTCATATCATTGTGCAATATATTCCACTAAACCCAGattcaaaacctaaaaaacaaaaatgcaatgCAGCAAAAAATACATGCCAACAGCCTATAGATATAGCAAAAGAATAGAGATTAACGTTTGGTTTTGCGAAGGTACCTTGTCAACAACAGTATCACCAGAACTTGACATGGCTCAACTGTCAGAGCCCTAAAGGCAGACTCTTTAATGGTGTTTCACAATGCTGTTGAAACACCATTAAATGGGAAAGACTTTAAAGAAACagggtgttttttttgtgttttgaaatcaaatgaAACAGAGGGAAACCAGAGGAGGATCACGTTTTTAGGGCTAGTAGCATAAAGGTgttgaagaaattaaatgtgCACGAAAAAAAAGAGGTGGGGTTTGCAAGAAAAACTCCTGATATTCTTAGCAGCGAGagtaggttattttttaaagtatttttaattaaaaatatattaaaataatattatttttaaaatatatatttttcattttaatacatcaaaataatttaaaaatattaaattataacaaaaaaaaataaaaaaaatattaaaacaaaaacatacaccattatacaaaataaatagaaaaaattgaaatttggtATAGTTTTTGGAGTAGGTTTATTagcaaggtttttttaaaaaaaaatggcaaaacaACACATTTTGAATTAACGAATTAGCGAAGTAGAAAATATATACATGCTCGTGACATTCAAACTTGAAATTATGAAATCTATTATACAAATTCTgattaaaaaagagaagaaaagaccgacaaataaagaaaaagatattataagaagattaaaactctaattataatattattagtatcctaaaaaaattctcaacaacacttaaaaaatattattaatattgagtGACTCACTTCTCTTTCAACGACAAATATTACACAATAAAAATGTGTTGTTCTAACAACAAGTGTTACGTAAGCTATTACAAAATACTtttatcataaaacaaataataattaaataattcaaatttttattttataaaatatcataaattaaattaaatacaattttagaatcaataaatttataaacactctttcttcaataataaatattgtgtCCATGGCACTATTTTTTACCATCATCAAATTTACTCACAAATGATATGACATAGGGTCTCAACCCAACATcaaaaattctatttatttatttaaaaaatattttaataaaaattaaaaaaattattttattttttgaaattaattttttaatattttaaattattttgatatgccgatatcaaaaaaaaattttaaaaatattattttaaaatatttttaattaaaaatactttaaaatataatcatagCTACTCTTTCAACCTGTTTCATCCAGTTTATCTTTGTAACATGAGACATTGGGAAATTAAGAGGTTTTCCTGTTTggaaatatgattattttttagtactttttattttaaaatatattaaaattatgttttttttattttttaaaaattaatttttataattaaaacgcatcaaaataatttaaaataaaaaaatataacttttaataaaaaaaaaaaaattttttaaaaacagggGTTAGGACTTTTCTAAATACTCTCTTTAAATGATAGTACGGTGGTTTGATAATGACTCCTACTTGATTCTAGCTAGCGTGGGCAGGTTTCAGGACCATTATTTGAAGCCCAGCACAGAACACAAAGAGTTGGGGTCTGTTTCTAAAGTCTAAACCCCTTTCCCGTTTTTCCTACGTGGGCTTGGATCTCCGATAAATTTGGGGGAAAGCTTTACTGCAAAAGATTTGAATGAATTTAGATTTTCAttacatatattaattattttgcttACAATTGCATTAAGAAATCCCCTTTTGTATACAATTCAAACAAAGATTTtgggaataataataataataataataaagcatacaaacaattattaaatctgTTTCAGCTCGACATATTAACTAAGAACTCAATgggatgtaaaaaaaatcaacaagacgTTTTTCATGTTAcatttaattaagttaaaatataatttaaatttttaggatGATAccgttttaatttttgaaaaaacaattaaaatattattgttttaattaatccaaGTTAACTTCTCCAACATGTAATCCAGACCTCGAGTCAACCCGAGTGGGTTTAATTACTGCGAGCACACAAAGCTAAATAACAAAAATCGACTATATTTCTTTGTCATTCCATATATATACGTGGGGAACCAGTGGCATGACTCAGAGCATGACCGCAGAAGCCATGAAAGTGATTACAAAGCATGTCAAGAGACTTTCTGCCACTGATTTGAGGATATTCTACCACGAAAAAGGCCAAGTACAAGAACTAGACTAAAAAACATTTACAATAGATGTAGGGCTCGTATTTAAAGCTGCGAATCACGATCAGTGACTTGCAAGCTAACATGATCCTGGCTGAATCACAAGGTGCCACAGATTTGGATGACACCATGTGTCATCTCACAGCAGAAGACTTGCGTCAACTTCATTAGCAAGACCAGGAAGATCGCTTGAATCTATTTGAGCTTGACGGGCAATCCATAGTTGtggaaagttttgatttttccatCCCATCCTGCAGTCACAATCACGAGGCCCCATGCATCTGGTAAGGAGATCTGGCCATTGGTGTTAACGCAATACTGTTGATGAAGGTCCTCAGTTTGCTGATTTTGATATTCATCGTCTAAAACTGGGACATCCCACGTAGGAAGTTTCTCCTCCGGCCATGTTGCAGAGCCACCCCTGCATCGGCCATCCATGAAGAACCAACTGCCAAGAGAAAAGCGGTCTGAGTCCCTCATCCAGGGAGCATCCCCCTCTGTTTGCACATAACTCCGGAGACTTCTACTGCTCGGGCCTCTCAATTCAGTTCCCGGGCCTGACCAAGGCACAGCAACAGACACACCTTCAGAGAAGAAATACTCGCAGGACCTCACAGATTTTGTGTGTTTAGACCATGGCGTGCACAGGCCATCATAATTCCATACATAAACACGACAGTCCTCTCCAACCGAGATTATATGTCTCCCCTTTGAAGTAAACGAAGCCGACATCTGACTTCCTGACTTTGGAAGAcctacaataataaaattaaaaaaataataaaaaagactgGTTTAGGATAACTGGACCGCTTAGAACAAACAATGAACATGCAAGAAATGGAAAGGCGTGCGTTGAAATGCGATATATTAAAACCTCTTAATAAGTTACTCAAATGAGTTTGGATTCACTGCACCAATAAAGTGCATGCAATAAAAAATGCAGATAAGATCAACAAGAATGAGAGATCCATGCAGAAAGGTAAACTATATTCTTATCCAACACGGTTACAGCTGTAAAGGCCACTGGAATCATGAATGAATGCAGATTTGTGCAGATAGTTAGATTCAATGTGCGCTCGGATGTGTTCTAGTAAACAAGGTGCTTGATTCCAAAGTAGGCTAAAAAAATGGACATTGATGTTTGTGAAAGCTCAAAGAGGTAGATGCCTAGTTTCCAGTTGCATCTTCTCCAgccaaaaactaaaaagtaatacaacaaaacaaagtGGAAATGCACTGGAAACTCATAAAATGGGAGGAGCAACTTAAGGGGCTCGGAGGCCCTTTCTGATACTGAGAGATATTCTTACGAGTCTGGTCTCccgaaagaaaaaagaacaaaagctaAGAAGCTAAAAgttatttgacttttttatcATCCTGAGCAGATGTTACCTGAGCTAGACTGATCAAGACTATCTTCTATCACAAACACAAATTAGATGAAATATGATGAAATGGCACTTCAAAATAGCAACGTCCATTAGAAACAAGTTAGTAAGGTGTCTCCGTATACCCCTAAAGAATTAATAATGCatttttacctttaaatttaTTGACAACGTCAACCCCATCAAATACACGAACTTTAGAATCTTCAGAGGTGATCATAACCCTTGGACATATTTCCTGGGAAAACTGCAAGATGGGATTCTATTGAATGTTAACAGTGAACAAGATCATGGAAAGCTCAGCTTTCTGACGAAAAGAGATTCAAGTTTGAAACCTGAATGCCAGTAATTCTGTTGCCAGAGTTTCTATTTCTGCCTTGAATATGTATTTCTGCCTCAAGCTGGAGATCAGTGCCTATACACCACAAAAATCCAGGTCAGGATCCTGTAGGAGAAGGATGAGTTGAGGTTcgatatgaaaaaaatgtaacACGCTTcagcagagaaaaaaaaaatccacctgATAGTTCGTAGAAACGGCAACTGCCAATAATAGTACCTACTACAAACCCctgattgcaaaaaaaaaaaaacaacacaacaagGTTAGAATGGTTGAGGTGTATAGACTTGCAAAACAGAAAAATTAAATGGAGaatatttcatgaaaagaagaagaatcagaAACATACTCTCCCATCTGGCTGGTAACATATGGCAGATATTACATCTCGTACATCAGCCCAGTGAACAACTCGCTTCTCAGACACTCCCCAAACTCTAACTTTTCCATCTATGGAGCCACTAATGAAATAGTTCTCGTCAACAGGATTGAACTGAATGCATGTTACTGTGACATTCaaagaaatgaaacaaaaccagcttagaatttattaattctttagGGGAAACGAAGAAAACATATGGAATGAAATGCGTACAGTATAATGAAATCACGGATCAAAGAGATGAGAGGACCAGGTTTTCTCATATTTACCATAACTACTGTGGTGAAAAATGCCCAGACAATAATTGCAACTCACTAGCCACAAACGAACAGTTTTATCCATGGAAGACGAAAGAAGGTGCTGCAACAAAGTTATCAATTTAGCTCGATATATATTGACCTCAGATATATTATTATGATGCCAAaccaaatttagtttttaaaggaTTGACTCACATTTGAATCGGACCACGCCAGGTCTAAAATTTCACTGGTATGACCATGAAATTCTTGCAATGGTGTCTCTTCAATCTGGAAAACCTTCTCAGGAATGACAACAGATGAATGCGTTCTCTTCTTTGTTCTCAAACTAGATTTGCCTTCTTTCAGGTTGCTATCAGAATGTCCTTCAGATGTAAAAGATTTGCACGATGAATCCACTGAAGTAACACGCCAAATGCGGATAATCCTGTCTTCGCCCCCAGTTGCCAAGTACTGCCCATCTGGACTAAACTTCATTGTCCAAATGAAGCCCTTGTGAGCTTGAATTTCCTGTCCCATGTATACCCCTGAAAACTCCATGCACCCCTTTTTGTTCTGCTTCACCTTCgttctgtttgtttttggtGCTTCGGTATCCAACTTGGATACCTCAGATGCACATCTACCTCCTCTTTCCTTCCTCTTTTTTACAAAGAGTTTCCACCAGCTCTTCGTTTTACTTTTTTCTGAATCAAACTTtttacatttttcttcttcacatTGTTCACATCCTTGCCGCAAATGGACTGAAGGTCGAATGTTCTTGTTTTCAGAAGCTGCACCCGGTTTATCCATCGAGAAAGGAAGGATTTCATCAACCATACAATTGGCTTCAGAATTTTCTTCTCTACCAGCACTGTAACTAACCAAATTTACCTCTTCAACATTTGTACATGAAACTAAAGAATTTGATACAGCCTCGCTCCATTCAGTGATCCTCTCCAAACCAAGATTCTCATCAATGTTGGAAGCAAACCCACCTAGACCCATTCCGCGTAAGAAACCCTGGCGTCTCTCCTTAACACTCTGTGGCTCATTCAACCAAATATCATACTCTAACTTATCACACCCCAATTCCAAGTGATCTACAGAATCAAAGAACAGATCACTCTCTCCTTCATCAGAGCTCAGCATCTTTTCAAGTGCTTAGGACCAATATTCCACATCAAAAACACTGTCCTCAACACTCCATTCTCTAGTAACCATATCAAGTACTAACAACCCACTATATAAACCCACAAATTGCCACAATTAACGGACCGGGTTTCGCTCTGTAAGGtactcaaaataatatagattgCAGCAAGACAGTCTACTGAATAATCAATTCAAATACAGGGGCAAGTACTAGGAACCAACTTCTAACATCAGCACCAATACGAGGTGACAGGCTATTGATAAGCATGTTCTAAACCACCAATATAAGATAGATCCCAAGGcaagatatatataataaatataaataaagacacCTAAACTCcggaaataaaaacaataaacaaatgaaataaacaaGGACCAAAGCTCTTACTAACTGGTACCTTGGTTTCCATGCAAAGGAACCAACACCTACACTACAAAAACCACTATTAATCACCGACCCCTCCTTTGATTATGGCTTGTATAACATCGCAAGAGTCAACATTCACACCCTTGAGAACTTTCAAGTGCAATGCATTGAAACACAATTCCAAACTCAAATGGTTGgcttataaaagaaaatggcgGATGAAGGAAAGGTGCCTCTGCCACGCACAGACACTAAAATTGAACCACACGAATTAATGAATTTGCAACAAATGTCAATATCACCAATGGTTAAAAGAGTCTCGAGATCTGGATAACGTGAGTGATAAAGTTTcaatatttactttattttgcaAGAGCGCGGGCATCAAACACGAGTGGCTGCTATAGCTAggtcaaaaaaacaagaaaactagTGTTGTTTGTTGTTCTAGCCACATCTACTGCTACTCTCATTCTCTATTGTGTGCCATGATTGTAATGGAGCAGCAAAAGCAGCAGTCTTTCCTCTGCCTCTGTAGCACAatccaaaaaaagaataataaaagcAATCTTAATAACACGGGTTTCGGTGACTAAACAAAACCCACAGAGCAAAATCAAAAAAGAACCAAACGTtctaaaaaagaagacaaatttAAACCAAATAATTCGTTTTATAAAAAGAGCAACAGCTAGAgttgcaatttatttttattttttctggtttttgtgGGGGGTttctaaaaaagtattaaatgttgaaatttaCAAGGGAAACAATAGAGTAAAGAAAAGAACCAACCAACAAACCAGCCAAGACAGGTTGTGTTACTGAAACAACACAACACATAAAACACGCTAGGTAGCTAGCTAGAAAGAGGGACTGAAAAGAGAAAGCGATTACTCGCTCAGGCTGTACTGATCACTAAATTAAAGCCTATAAAAACCTTGGGTTTTGTGTGATTCTTGCAttaaagattgaatttttaGAGATTGCAAGGAAGGAGAGGCTAGAGAAAGACCTTTCTGTTTCtgggtttttctggttttctgttttgttttgttgttttgtgcTTTATTACAAATTTCCACGTTTTGGGGTTCTTGTCTTGCTGCCATGTAAATCCATAGAATGCAATAAAAGGACTGTAAAAAACCAGCAAAATAAAAGTTGACATAGAAAGACAGAGACTTTGGATTCCATGATTGCATGAAAACTAGGCGTGATATCTTTCATTGATTGAAAAACTATCTTTCTTCGTTTCCATTTACCATAAATATAGCTTTCAGTTTCCTCCTTTCAGACTCTACAAGATCCAATCCCTCAGTTTCTTTCAGATTCTCTTTGAAcagaagattatttttttaagaaaaagtaagtattttgttttctataaaaatcttatactCATAATATGTAGTAAGTAATTAACATTAGACATTCAATTGTCTTAATATTGATAGAATGTGGAAGGGCTTGGCCTTAATAGAAGGCTCAAAAACACCTttatagttaaattttaaaaaaaaaaaaaattcatgaagacGAGTTAACTAGAAGGTGTGGTTTCTCATCAGTGAAACAAGATGAGACCCATAaactagtaaaaataaaatgatatgaacTCTCGCTCACATTGTTCAATGTGAAGTCTCTCTGATCTAAAAAAGATCCCAAAGGTCACATTGTGAGCATTGAGTGCAGTGTACCGAATGTACGGATGATGGGCCTacggtggtggtggaggaggagactCTTGAGAGGCCGTGAATTAAAAGGAAATGATAAGATGGATCATTTGAAAAACTATACggttaattgtaatttttaaaattataattttttttttaaataattttaatatgttagtgttaaaagtaaatttttaaaaaatatatattttaatatatttttaaataaaaaacaacatctatATTAACTAGTAGCCTCGATTCAtcctaatttaaataaatacatgagataattaattgttatcaaatcaatttaaatttattatatttatttaattttaaaaaattattgatttagattaatcgagatataaattaaaattagatcaacaaatttaattgagccaatttcaaaactaattaaatctaaaacttggttccaatttagaaaataataatgctAGAAGTCTCCAAAACCCTAGTATAAAGTTGGgatcaaaacaacaaaagaaagcgAAAGAGAGAACTCTTTTTAGTGTCACCATCGCTCAATGGTCCCCCAAGTTTTCTATGCTCTTTTACTTTATCAACCGTTTGATATGGATAGGCTGACGTGTTGTGGGTTTATTGTGAAAATGTACTCACAAAAAGTGTCTATTGTCtccttaattaaattttatgatgaaaggaaatatttagattaaaatataGAGTCAtggaaaagtaatttttat
This Populus alba chromosome 7, ASM523922v2, whole genome shotgun sequence DNA region includes the following protein-coding sequences:
- the LOC118040350 gene encoding PHD finger-containing protein 1 isoform X2; translation: MSSSGDTVVDKMNVCRKCGDKGDVKRLIYCNKCHASAEHSYCLDTLPRKGEKEVLWACEECCSIDANPTPVSSRKSERIEGAANIKLNRMKLRKRTRFSPVTEKAYTDSSSQVKQPVSDYCSMKEAIETQSTSQCLQNEELKKPRRRFVVKDDSSSDEESDIIECLVVNPLQSAPAVAADSLNVSHSSPPSESDRYIHAKPIIDPIWKGSFNIQNLENHTSVLLLAHLSTNACSKVWDAASALPAQLNMEILSRSDAWPHKFQITPPAVESIGLYFFPQRERDEKVFESLLDEMIIHDRALKAVINDLELLVFSSCELPQEHWQASMPSNLSNNAGPQDGESVG
- the LOC118040350 gene encoding PHD finger-containing protein 1 isoform X1, which produces MSSSGDTVVDKMNVCRKCGDKGDVKRLIYCNKCHASAEHSYCLDTLPRKGEKEVLWACEECCSIDANPTPVSSRKSERIEGAANIKLNRMKLRKRTRFSPVTEKAYTDSSSQVKQPVSDYCSMKEAIETQSTSQCLQNEELKKPRRRFVVKDDSSSDEESDIIECLVVNPLQSAPAVAADSLNVSHSSPPSESDRYIHAKPIIDPIWKGSFNIQNLENHTSVLLLAHLSTNACSKVWDAASALPAQLNMEILSRSDAWPHKFQITPPAVESIGLYFFPQRERDEKVFESLLDEMIIHDRALKAVINDLELLVFSSCELPQEHWRFCQKYYLWGVFKATKKHAVASNAEASMPSNLSNNAGPQDGESVG
- the LOC118040348 gene encoding uncharacterized protein; its protein translation is MLSSDEGESDLFFDSVDHLELGCDKLEYDIWLNEPQSVKERRQGFLRGMGLGGFASNIDENLGLERITEWSEAVSNSLVSCTNVEEVNLVSYSAGREENSEANCMVDEILPFSMDKPGAASENKNIRPSVHLRQGCEQCEEEKCKKFDSEKSKTKSWWKLFVKKRKERGGRCASEVSKLDTEAPKTNRTKVKQNKKGCMEFSGVYMGQEIQAHKGFIWTMKFSPDGQYLATGGEDRIIRIWRVTSVDSSCKSFTSEGHSDSNLKEGKSSLRTKKRTHSSVVIPEKVFQIEETPLQEFHGHTSEILDLAWSDSNHLLSSSMDKTVRLWLVSCNYCLGIFHHSSYVTCIQFNPVDENYFISGSIDGKVRVWGVSEKRVVHWADVRDVISAICYQPDGRGFVVGTIIGSCRFYELSGTDLQLEAEIHIQGRNRNSGNRITGIQFSQEICPRVMITSEDSKVRVFDGVDVVNKFKGLPKSGSQMSASFTSKGRHIISVGEDCRVYVWNYDGLCTPWSKHTKSVRSCEYFFSEGVSVAVPWSGPGTELRGPSSRSLRSYVQTEGDAPWMRDSDRFSLGSWFFMDGRCRGGSATWPEEKLPTWDVPVLDDEYQNQQTEDLHQQYCVNTNGQISLPDAWGLVIVTAGWDGKIKTFHNYGLPVKLK